The following nucleotide sequence is from Basilea psittacipulmonis DSM 24701.
GGTTGGTCGTTATGTATTTGAATCCCGTATTTTTGAGCATCTTCGCCATGTAAAACAAGGTGTAGGCGGTGAGATACAGTTAACAGATGGGATTGCATCGTTAATGAAAGAACGTGCCGTCTATGCTTATGCTTATGAGGGAACACGATATGACTGTGGTTCTAAATTTGGATTCCTAAAAGCGAATTTGGAATTAGGTCGTAAATATCATGGATTTAATGACTTCTAAATGAACATATTAGTCACAGGTGGTGCAGGGTTTATCGGAAGTCATTTTATAGCATCCTGCACAGATGATGACACGCTTGTCAATCTGGACATTTTAAATTATGCGGCCGATCCTGAATTTGCCAAACGTTCCAGCCACTTTGTTCATGCCGATATTGCTGATCAAAACACGGTGGCAAGGGTGTTGGCATCTTATGATATTGGTGCGGTGGTGCATTTTGCGGCCCAAACTCATGTGGACAGATCCTTAAAACAGCCAGATGACTTTCTTGAACATAATACCGTCGGGACGGTGAGATTATTAGAGACCGTGCAAGCATATTGGGAACAAAAAGGTCGCCCAGATGCCTTTCGCTTTTTACATATCTCTACGGATGAAGTATATGGTGCGATTTTAGAGGGGCAGGCAGATGAGTTGGCCCCCATTTTTCCTAACAGTCCTTATGCCGCCAGCAAAGCAGCCGCTGAGCATTATGTACGAGCTTGGCATCGTAGTTATGGACTACCCGTCATTATCTCAAGGTGTGCCAATAATTTTGGACCGCGTCAATATAAAGAAAAGTTAATCCCTTTGATGATCGATCGTGCCTTGCAAGGACTGCCTTTGCCTATTTACGGTTCAGGCTTGCAAGTCAGAGATTGGTTGTACGTGGGTGATCACGTTGCCGCACTCAAGTTGTTGTTGGAAAAAGGACAGGTTGGGGAAATCTATAATATTAGTGCCCAAGATTATTGGCGTAATATTGATCTGGTGACTTATCTTTGTGAGTTATTAGATCGGTATCGTCCGACCCGTTATGCTTATAAAGATTTAATTCATTATGTAGATGACCGTCCAGGCCATGATGTTCGTTACGCCATCACTGCTGATAAGATGAATGCATTGGGGTGGTGTCCGACAAAAACGCTGAAAACGGGGCTTGAAGAAATGATTAAAAATATATAAGAGGGTGGTGATGAAAGCATTACAAAACATTATTGATTTAATGCAGCTCGAAAAGGACAATGACTCAGTTTTTATCGGAGCCACGCAAGATGTATTAGGAACGGGAAGAGTGTTTGGCGGACTGACGTTGGCACAGTCTTTGATGGCGATGTCTTTGACCTGTCCTGATCGTCATTTACATTCTTTGCACGCTTATTTTATGCGACCTGGCGATACGCAAACATCCACGTATTATCAAGTGGAGAACTTACGTGATGGAGCTGGTTTTAGTACACGTTCCGTTTTAGCGTGCCAACACGATCGTCCTATTTTCACTATGCAAGGATCGTTTCAAAAGCTTGAAACAGGCGTAGAACACCAAGATTTCATGCCTAATGTTCCAAGACCTGAACAGCTGGTGTCTTTGGAGGTGATCAAAAGAACGATGCTAGATAGAATGCCTGAACAGGTGGCTTTACGATGGCAAAAAGAACAGCCTTTTGATATCAGGCCCGTGGAGCATTTTAAAGAAGAGATTGCTTATCATCAGGCAAAAAGACATATTTGGTTTAAAGCGAATGGACAGATCCCCAACCACCAAGCCTTACATCAGGCTTTATTGCTTTATGTGTCGGATTTTTATTTATTGCTCACGGCTTTATTACCTCATGGCTTAAATGCTTTAAACCCTGATTTAAGAGTCGCTAGTTTGGACCATGCGATGTGGTTTCATCGCGAAGTGAATATGAATGATTGGGTGTTGTATTGTATGGATAGCCCTAATGCGGCGGGAGCTAGAGGGTTTAGTCGCGGACAGTTTTATAATATAGAGGGACATTTGATTGCATCAACCGCTCAAGAAGGTTTAATTAGGCACTTATAGTATATGGATATCTTGATAATTATTGGCTTGATTTTGTTAAATGGTTTGTTTGCGATGAGTGAAATCGCGGTGGTTTCCTCACGTCGGGTTCGTTTGCAGAATGAGATTGATAAGGGAAGTAAACGTGCTAAAGATGCTTTACAGCTGACGGAAGACCCGAGTCGTTTTTTATCAGTCGTGCAGGTGGGCATTACCTTAATCGGTATTTTCAATGGTGCAATGGGTGAAGCCTCCTTAGTCACCAAATTAAAACCCATGTTACAAGATTTGCCTGTTATTGGTGTATATGCTGATCAGTTTGCGACGGCTTTAGTGGTGATTGGTATTACTTTTGGGTCTTTGATTTTTGGTGAATTGGTACCTAAACGAATTGCGATGCGATACCCCGAAGCCGTGGCGTATTGGATGGCCAAACCCATGATTATTTTGGCAACGATTAGTTATCCGTTTGTGTGGATTCTGTCTAAAACCACTGACTTTATTTTGAAGATCTTAGGGTTTGGCAAAGAAGAAGGACAGGAATTAACGGAAGAAGATATTAGTGGGATTCTTAAACAAGGGGCTACTGAAGGGGTTTTTGAAAAAACAGAACATGAGATTATGGCAAGAGCCTCTCAATTAGACGATGTGGCGATACAGTCTATTATGACCCCAAGAAATGAAGTGCATTATATTGATTTATCACATACGTTGGATGAGTCTTTGGAACGTATTGCAGAAAGTCCATATTCACGTTTTCCTGTTTGTGAGAATGGCTTAGATACGGTGTTAGGTGTGGTGGATGCAGGCTCTTTGTTTGAACAAATGATTCGTGGCCAAAAAGTAGATATTCGCTCGTCTATGAAAGAAGTGGTCTTTGTCCCTGAAGTCATTAGTGTGATGGATTTGTTGGAGACTCTTCAGAAAAACCGTGCTGAGATGGCGGTGGTGTTGAATGAATTCGGCGAAGTAGAGGGTGTCGTCACGTTACGAGATATTTTAAAAGTGTTGGTTGGCCATAAGTTACTGAGTAATGAAAACGAAAAAGAAGATGCAATACAAGTGGCTACAGGTGGCTGGATTCTTGATGGTTCGGTCACTTTAGATCAGTTCCGTGAGATTTTTCAAACGGATGTAGAATTTCCAGATGAGAATGAAGAAAGCTATCATACGATTGCGGGCTTTGTTATGGATAATTTGGGACATATTCCCAAACCTGGTGAAAGCTTTGAGTGGAATGGTTACCAGTTTGAAGTCGTTTTAATGAATCGTTTAAGAATAGAAAGAATTTTTGTCAAAGCGATCGCTTAAATAATGAGTCATTTTTTTAAACGTTATTTTTGTATCGGCATACTTAACACCTTGATTCATTGGTCCGTAGCAGGTGCGATTTATTATTGTATGAATGGTTCTCAGGCAATGAGTAATTTACTGGGGTTTGCGGTGGCAACGACGTTTAGTTTTTTTGCGAATGCCTCGTGGAATTTTAAAATGTCACCTACTTTTAAGCGTTATATTTTATTTACCTTGTTTATGGGATGTTTGGCTTATAGTCAAGGTGCTGTGAATCATTATTTTGGCTTACCTTTGATCGTCAGCTTATTTGTATTCTCCCTCAGTAGTTTAGTGTTGGGTTTTTTATACGCACGGTTTATTGTTTTTAAAAGTTAACACACGGGTTAAATATAGCAAACAAGAGGTTGTGTAACGTTAAGGCGTTGATGGGCTGTTTGACGGGTGATTGGGTAATGGTCAGTCTGTGTTGGGTGGCGAATTGTTAAATATAGCAAACAAGAGGCTGTTCAATGTTAAGGTGTTGATGGCTTGTTTGACTGGTGATTGGGTAATGGTCAACGGTATCAAAATAGATGTAAAGTTGGTGGTCTTCAAAATAATCTAATGGCTTTAGGATAAGAAAATAAGCGGTTTTGGTGGGTGGTATGGATAAGAAAGTAACAATTTTTCCAGAAGTGTTTTTGATTAAACCCATGCGTTATCATGATCAAAGAGGGTATTTTCAAGAGTCCTATCAAGAAGAAAATTTTCACGCTTTGGGTATTACACATCATTGGGTACAAGATAATCTTGTGTCATCGAAACATGCAGTATTGCGTGGATTGCACGCTCAAAAACGACATCCTCAAGCCAAATTGGTACAGGTTTTACAAGGAGAAATTTACGATGTGGTGGTGGATATTCGCTTGGATTCGCCTACACTCGGTCAATACTTTTCGGTGTATTTAGATGCTGAACAAGGGTGGCAGCTTTATATTCCAGAGGGGTTTGCACATGGTTATTTGGTGGTGTCGGAAACCGCTTTGGTAATGTACAAAACCAATCGTTATTACGATCCCAGTAGTGAAGTGTGTTTGGCTTGGAATGATCGGGATTTAAATATCAGCTGGCCGTTAGATAGCTTGAAAACCGCCCCTGTCCTATCTCAGAAAGATCAGAGCGCGATTACTTATCAGACATTATTAAACACTTACTAATTAGTAAATAAGCCCGACTCGAGTGTAGAACTAGAATGACATGCCGTCATCACTAAGGCTGTGTCCACGTTTTAGCTATTTCGTCTCACGATAAAATTTATCGCTTGTATCGATTTAATCTTTTTGGAGAATGAGTTTGTCTGATTTAAAAATGGCCTGTGGTGTAAAAAAGCGTCTGTAAACGAGTACCACGGCCAATATGCTCCCCATGCTGGCAGCGGCACACATTAAAAATAAAATAACGATTTGATAACGAACGGCTTGTTCAGGATCGCCTCCTGCAAGGATTTGCCCTGTCATCATCCCAGGTAAACTCACAATACCGACAACACTCATATTATTAATAGAAGGGAGCATTCCTGCGGTAACCGCTTGTTTGGCACATTGACGAAACGCTTCCCAAGGCGTAGCTCCCATGGCTAATAACATTTCAATTTGAGGTTTATCTTGAGCCAATAGTTGGGTGATGCGATGAAATGTGAGTGAAACAGCATTTAAACTATTACCTAATATCATACCTATGATAGGGATGATGTATTGAGGTGAGTACCATGGATGGATATGAAGAACGATATAAAGCCCGATAATCGCCACTATCCAAGCGGTTATCCATACGCTGATTAATGAATCGATCTTTTGACCGCGATAAGTGTATTGGCTTCGAGCAGCGGCTGATAAACCCGCTATCATGGTCATGATCAAAATGATGATAACGACCCACAAAGGATGATCAGTGGAAAAAATATATTTCAGAATAAATCCAATGGCACTTAACTGAACGATGGTACGGATGGCCGCAATCAATGTTTTTTTGGCTAAGCCAAGCTTCATCATAAAAGAGATGAAAATGCTGATACACACCAAACTAGACGCAATGCTTAAATCAATCCAATTAATGTTGTACATGATAAGGCTCGGTATTTAGATGTCCGTGATCCATGGTCCAGATATGTTCAGACATTCTATCCAACTGTTCAGGTAGATGTGAAACCATGATATAAGAACGATCGTTGCTTTGTTCAAACCAATGAGAGATTAAATGTTCCGCATGATCGGTAGAAGCAGGGTCCAGTGCAGCGGTAGGTTCATCGAGTAATAGCACCTGTGGGTTTAACTGTAATATTCTCATCAGGCAGACTAATTGGGCTTCTCCACCTGATAGAGTATGACTATCTTTTTCCAAAAAATTTAAAGGTCGGTCAATTTCTGTTAACATCCTTTCCCAGTTTTCTTTGTTCAATACTCGACGGCGATAGATGTTTAAACGCCAAGGCAAGGAAAGGTTGTCGGCGACCGTTCCTGGCACGAGAACAGCCTGTTGTCGAATATAAGCAATCTGTGTACGATATTTCAAAATATCGTCGGGAGACTGCTGTAAAACAGGCTTTTGTTTCCAGAAAATATCACCTTTAGAAGGCTCGTTTAATAGTGCTAACGTTCTCAGAAAAACACTTTTACCACTGCCAGAGTTACCTTGTAATCCTATCTTAGTGTGAGGAAATAAGCGGATATCGGTGGGTGATAGCAGATCCCCAAAACTTAAATCTCTCGTGAATAAAATAGGTTCATCCATAAGGTTACTCTTTAGATGACAGAAATTAGGCGTTTTTCTTTTGTTTTTTAATTTTTGTTTTAATGCGACTTAATTTTAAAGGCGATAAACGTTCGACAAATACTTTGCCATTTAAATGGTCAAGCTCGTGTTGAACGCAAACAGCCAAAAGTCCATCTGCATCAAATTCAAATGCTTCGCCTTGTTCATCAAAAGCTTTGACTTTAATCTGTGCGGAACGTTCGACTTTTTCATAAATGCCTGGAACAGACAAACAGCCTTCTTCCCAAGGAATTTTCTCCTCGCTCATCCAAGTGATTTCTGGATTAATCAATACGAGTAGATCATTAGCTTCTTCGGAAACATCGATAACGACGATGCGTTCGTGTATATCGACTTGGGTAGCCGCCAAACCTACGCCAGGAGCATCGTACATGGTCTCAGCCATATTTTTTATAATCTCTCTGACACGATCATCGATCTCTTTAACCGGTGCCGCTACTTTATGAAGTCTTTCGTCAGGGTAGGTCAAAATGGGTAATAACATATTTCAAATTATCTTTAAATGATGTTTAATTATACTCCTGAGGCATATAATTCACAAATACTTAAAGGAGTCAACGTCATGAACATCACAGCGATCACGGAAAAAGAATTACGAACCTGTTTGAGATTGACTTTAAATCATGAGATTAAACCTAGTTTTTGCAGAATATTGTTGGCTCATTTTGGTTTTGATGTGTTTGAACAAACAGCCTCTCAGATCGCGTTGCTATCGAGTATGGAGCAGGCTGAAATAGTTTTGAAGCCTTTGACTCAAGAACAAGATGCATTACTTGAAAAAACCATGGAATGGGCCAGTAAGGATCAAAACTTCATCCTCACCTTAGCCGATCCTTTATACCCTAAAAAATTACTTGAAATTAGCGATCCACCGATATTGCTGTACGCTCATGGACATATTGATACCTTGAAAAGACGCATGTTAGCCATGGTAGGTTCTCGGAATGCAACGTTTTATGGCTTATCTAATGCTGAACAATTTGCTAAAAACTTGGCCCCTCATTTTTGTATAGTGAGTGGATTAGCTCGTGGTATCGATGCTTCAGCTCATCAAGGTGCCTTGGCAGCAGGCTGTCCTCAAGCCACGATTGCGGTGATGGCTACAGGTATGAATTATATTTATCCGTCTGAGAATAAGGATCTGGCTCATCGTGTTGCAGAACAGGGTTTGATTGTGAGTGAATATGCACTCGATACCCGTGCCAAAAATTATCATTTTCCTCGTCGAAACCGCATTATTGCTGGTTTATCCGATGGCACTTTGGTCATTGAAGCTAACGAAAAAAGTGGATCCTTAATTACGGCACAATTATCGCTAGATATGGGAAGAGAGGTGTTTGCCATCCCCGGATCGATTCATTCGCCCGAATCAAAAGGTTGTCATGCTTTGATTAAGAACGGTGCGAAACTAGTGGAATCTAGTGATGATGTTTTGCAAGAATTTGATTTGAATGGTTTGTTAATGCAAGAGGAGATGACGTTGAATGTTCAGCCCGCTTTAACGAATCAAGAAGAAAAGTTTTTAAGAAAAATGGGGTTTGAAGCATTAAGTTTGGAAGAGTTGATTTATCACACAGGTATTGATTTGGCAGGCTTAAATGCAAGATTATTCCGTTTGGAGCAGTTGGGATGCGTTAAACGATTGCCAGATGGACGTTATATTCAGTTGTCTCGATAGTGCCGATAAACGCGAACTCTCATTGTTTGAAAGATGTGTGAAAGGGCTTTTAAACAGCGGATGAGAATGGTTGGGTAAGATGACGCTTATCTTTTGATGAACGAGGATGGCGGTGTTGGCTTATCTGAGCATGTCATGATAGCGGGATATGGATAACTATAGAACTCTTTTATAATATTAAATGAGCTGAAAATAATGGATATAGAAAGATGGATAAAAATATGAAAGTCGTATTTGCGGGTACACCAGAATTTGCCAAAGTCGCTTATCAAGCCATTTTAGACGCAGGGTTTGAAGTGCCTTTGGTGATGACCCAGCCTGATCGCCCTGCTGGACGTGGTATGAAATTAACGCCTAGTCCAGTGAAATCTTTAGCATTAGAACATCACGCCCCCGTTATTCAGGTGCAAAGCTTACGTCTTGATGGTCGATATCCAGATGAGGCGGCCCAAGCCAAGACCATGTTAGAGGCTTTGCAACCAGATGTGATGGTGGTGGCAGCTTATGGTTTAATTCTACCCAAATGGGTGTTGAGTCTGCCAAAATACGGCTGTTTGAATATTCATGCGAGTTTACTGCCTAGATGGCGAGGAGCAGCACCCATTCAACGTGCCATTGAGGCAGGTGATGCTGAAACAGGTGTGTGTATTATGCAAATGAATGAGGGTTTGGATACAGGCGATGTATTGCTTCAAAGAACCTTGCCGATTGAGTATAAAAATGCTGCCCAGTTACATGATGAATTGGCAGTATTGGGAGGTGAGATGATTGTTGAGGTTATGAAGTCTATCGATGAAATCAACGCTCAACCACAGCCAGAAGTAGGTATCACCTATGCCCAAAAACTCACTAAGCAAGAAGCTCAACTAGACTGGAATGAATCAGCAAGCACTTTAGAACGTAAGATTCGTGCGTTTAATCCTGTCCCTGGAGCCAGTGTGTCACTTAAAGGAGAACGAATCAAAGTCTGGGCCTCTCAAGTACTAGACGAACGAGCAAATCAACATCCGATAGGTGAAATTATCCAAGTAAGTGAGCAAGGGATTGATGTACAAACGGCTCAAGGTGTGTTACGTTTATTGGAATTACAAAAACCAGGTGGAAAACGTCAGGCAGTAGATGTTTTTGTGCGAGGCTGGCATTAAATCTATCTGATAATTAAAAAAAGCCCAAAGCGTCAAGCGATGGGCTTTTTTAAAAACGATGGTAATTTTATTCTACGACAGGCGTTGCCCATAAATCGTATTCATCAGAGTCGGTAATATCACAGGTGACAATATCGCCAGGGAAAAGCTCATATTCGGTATCAATAAAAACATTTCCATCAATTTCTGGTGCATCACCCATTGAACGACCAATGGTTAAGCCATCTTCGGCGATTTCATCGACTAAAATCTCCATACGTTTGCCAACTTTTTGTTGTAAACGTTGGGTAGAGATGTCTTGTTGATGCTCCATAAAGCGTTCCCAACGTTCTTGTTTTACTTCTTCGGGAATTTGATCGGGTAACTGATTGGCTTGAGCACCCTCGACATTCGAGTATTGGAAACAGCCTATGCGGTCTAACTGTGCTTCATCTAACCAATCTAGTAGATATTGGAAATCTTCCTCAGTTTCGCCAGGATAACCCACGATGAACGTTGAACGGATTGTGAGATCTGGGCAAATGCTTCGCCATTGTTTAATACGTTCTAACGTTTTCTCCTCAAAAGCAGGACGTTTCATTGAACGTAAGATTTTGGGACTGGCATGCTGAAAAGGAATATCCAAGTAAGGCAGAATCTTACCTTCAGCCATTAAAGGAATAATATCATCTACGCTGGGGTAAGGGTACACATAGTGCAAACGAACCCAAACGCCAAGTTCTCCCAAAGCTTTGCATAGCTCATCTAAGCGTGTTTTCATCGGACGACCGTTCCAGAAACCACTACGATATTTTAGATCCACACCATAAGCACTGGTATCTTGTGAAATCACTAATAATTCTTTGACCCCTGCATTGACCAGTCTTTCTGCTTCCCCCATAACATCGCCAATTGGGCGACTGACGAGTTTGCCTCGCATAGAGGGGATAATGCAAAACGAACAGCTATGATTGCAGCCCTCAGAAATTTTGAGATAAGCATAGTGACGAGGGGTCAGTTTAATGCCTTGAGGGGGGACTAAATCGGTAAACGGATCATGTTCTTTGCTGGGTGGAGCGACTTTATGGACAGCACGTACTACTTCCTCGTATTGCTGAGGACCTGTCACCGCCAAAACGCTTGGGTGGACATCACGAATCGCCTGTTCATCGCCACCCATACAGCCTGTGACGATCACACGTCCGTTTTCAGCAATCGCTTCGCCGATAGCATCAAGTGATTCTGCTTTGGCACTATCGATAAAACCACAGGTATTCACCACGACAACGGCAGCGTCGTCATAATCGGAAGAAATTTCATATCCTTCTGTGCGTAACTGGGTCAAAATACGCTCAGAATCAACTAAGGCTTTGGGGCAGCCTAGACTAACAAAACTAACTTTTGGATTGGCCATATTGATTTTAATTATTTAAAGATGATGGGGGAATTATAACGTTTTATCCTCTTTGACAGTAAAACTTTAGCGTGAAAATAGGCGTTATAGGGTATGATAGAGTTTAGTAAAATTTATTTATATTGAATTTATGGCAACTTTAGTTCCCTTATCTTCATTGATTTTAGAGGTATCTGACTGTATTCGTTCGGTTCAATCAGGTGCTTCTTTAAACGATGTGCTACCGAAAGTCACTCATCGAGCCGCTACGCAGTCCTTAGCTTTTTATGTATTAAGACAATACTATCTTTGTCAGAAGATTAAGGAACAGTTGTTGACCAAAAAATCTCCCAATCCCAAGTTTGATAGCCTACTATTGGTATCGATAGCCTTGTTGTTACCCTCAAAATCGCCTGAAGCACCTGTTTATGCTGAATTTACAGTAGTGGATGAGGCGGTTAAAGCCTGTTCTCGTCATCCCAAAACAAAACCTTTTAAAGGTCTGTTAAATGCGTGTTTACGATCGTTTTTACGTTCAAAATTATCGATGATTGAACAAGCAGAATCGTTAAGTTTAGAAGCAAAATATGGATTTCCAATTTGGTGGCAAAAACGTTTGGAACAAGACTATGGCGAACAACGTTTTGAGATAATGGAGCGTTTGTATACGCCAGGTCCAATGGTGTTAAGGGTGAATCAACGTGTTTGTACACCTGAGCGTTACCTTGAAAAACTCCAACAAAATGGTATGAATGGCCGTTTGGTAGGCGATTCGGGGATTATTCTGGATCAGGCTTGTCCTGTTGATAAACTCCCTGATTTTGAAAAGGGAGCTTGCTCGGTTCAAGATTCGGGTGCTCAATTGGCCGCGACATTATTACCTTTGCAAAAAGGTATGCGTGTGCTGGATGCGTGTTCTGCACCAGGGGGTAAAACGGCTCATTTACTAGAACGTGAGGATATTTCTTTGACTGCTTTGGACATTGATGCTAAACGTATGGAAAAGGTACGTCAAAATCTAGAACGCTTAGGGTTGATGGGCGATCGAGTTTGTCTTAAAGTCGCCGATGCAGCAAAATTAGAGACTTGGTGGGATGGTGAATGTTTTGATATGATTTTGGCGGATGTGCCTTGTACAGCTTCTGGCATTGTGAGACGACATCCAGATATTCGTTTGCTGAGAAAAGAAAGTGATATTGCCCAAACGGCTTCCTTACAAAGAGAGATAATAAGCCGTTTATGGCAGGTGCTGAAACCGGGCG
It contains:
- the def gene encoding peptide deformylase, yielding MLLPILTYPDERLHKVAAPVKEIDDRVREIIKNMAETMYDAPGVGLAATQVDIHERIVVIDVSEEANDLLVLINPEITWMSEEKIPWEEGCLSVPGIYEKVERSAQIKVKAFDEQGEAFEFDADGLLAVCVQHELDHLNGKVFVERLSPLKLSRIKTKIKKQKKNA
- a CDS encoding hemolysin family protein, whose protein sequence is MDILIIIGLILLNGLFAMSEIAVVSSRRVRLQNEIDKGSKRAKDALQLTEDPSRFLSVVQVGITLIGIFNGAMGEASLVTKLKPMLQDLPVIGVYADQFATALVVIGITFGSLIFGELVPKRIAMRYPEAVAYWMAKPMIILATISYPFVWILSKTTDFILKILGFGKEEGQELTEEDISGILKQGATEGVFEKTEHEIMARASQLDDVAIQSIMTPRNEVHYIDLSHTLDESLERIAESPYSRFPVCENGLDTVLGVVDAGSLFEQMIRGQKVDIRSSMKEVVFVPEVISVMDLLETLQKNRAEMAVVLNEFGEVEGVVTLRDILKVLVGHKLLSNENEKEDAIQVATGGWILDGSVTLDQFREIFQTDVEFPDENEESYHTIAGFVMDNLGHIPKPGESFEWNGYQFEVVLMNRLRIERIFVKAIA
- the rfbC gene encoding dTDP-4-dehydrorhamnose 3,5-epimerase → MDKKVTIFPEVFLIKPMRYHDQRGYFQESYQEENFHALGITHHWVQDNLVSSKHAVLRGLHAQKRHPQAKLVQVLQGEIYDVVVDIRLDSPTLGQYFSVYLDAEQGWQLYIPEGFAHGYLVVSETALVMYKTNRYYDPSSEVCLAWNDRDLNISWPLDSLKTAPVLSQKDQSAITYQTLLNTY
- the rfbB gene encoding dTDP-glucose 4,6-dehydratase, which gives rise to MNILVTGGAGFIGSHFIASCTDDDTLVNLDILNYAADPEFAKRSSHFVHADIADQNTVARVLASYDIGAVVHFAAQTHVDRSLKQPDDFLEHNTVGTVRLLETVQAYWEQKGRPDAFRFLHISTDEVYGAILEGQADELAPIFPNSPYAASKAAAEHYVRAWHRSYGLPVIISRCANNFGPRQYKEKLIPLMIDRALQGLPLPIYGSGLQVRDWLYVGDHVAALKLLLEKGQVGEIYNISAQDYWRNIDLVTYLCELLDRYRPTRYAYKDLIHYVDDRPGHDVRYAITADKMNALGWCPTKTLKTGLEEMIKNI
- the dprA gene encoding DNA-processing protein DprA, which encodes MNITAITEKELRTCLRLTLNHEIKPSFCRILLAHFGFDVFEQTASQIALLSSMEQAEIVLKPLTQEQDALLEKTMEWASKDQNFILTLADPLYPKKLLEISDPPILLYAHGHIDTLKRRMLAMVGSRNATFYGLSNAEQFAKNLAPHFCIVSGLARGIDASAHQGALAAGCPQATIAVMATGMNYIYPSENKDLAHRVAEQGLIVSEYALDTRAKNYHFPRRNRIIAGLSDGTLVIEANEKSGSLITAQLSLDMGREVFAIPGSIHSPESKGCHALIKNGAKLVESSDDVLQEFDLNGLLMQEEMTLNVQPALTNQEEKFLRKMGFEALSLEELIYHTGIDLAGLNARLFRLEQLGCVKRLPDGRYIQLSR
- a CDS encoding acyl-CoA thioesterase, with the translated sequence MKALQNIIDLMQLEKDNDSVFIGATQDVLGTGRVFGGLTLAQSLMAMSLTCPDRHLHSLHAYFMRPGDTQTSTYYQVENLRDGAGFSTRSVLACQHDRPIFTMQGSFQKLETGVEHQDFMPNVPRPEQLVSLEVIKRTMLDRMPEQVALRWQKEQPFDIRPVEHFKEEIAYHQAKRHIWFKANGQIPNHQALHQALLLYVSDFYLLLTALLPHGLNALNPDLRVASLDHAMWFHREVNMNDWVLYCMDSPNAAGARGFSRGQFYNIEGHLIASTAQEGLIRHL
- a CDS encoding ABC transporter permease produces the protein MYNINWIDLSIASSLVCISIFISFMMKLGLAKKTLIAAIRTIVQLSAIGFILKYIFSTDHPLWVVIIILIMTMIAGLSAAARSQYTYRGQKIDSLISVWITAWIVAIIGLYIVLHIHPWYSPQYIIPIIGMILGNSLNAVSLTFHRITQLLAQDKPQIEMLLAMGATPWEAFRQCAKQAVTAGMLPSINNMSVVGIVSLPGMMTGQILAGGDPEQAVRYQIVILFLMCAAASMGSILAVVLVYRRFFTPQAIFKSDKLILQKD
- a CDS encoding ABC transporter ATP-binding protein, which gives rise to MDEPILFTRDLSFGDLLSPTDIRLFPHTKIGLQGNSGSGKSVFLRTLALLNEPSKGDIFWKQKPVLQQSPDDILKYRTQIAYIRQQAVLVPGTVADNLSLPWRLNIYRRRVLNKENWERMLTEIDRPLNFLEKDSHTLSGGEAQLVCLMRILQLNPQVLLLDEPTAALDPASTDHAEHLISHWFEQSNDRSYIMVSHLPEQLDRMSEHIWTMDHGHLNTEPYHVQH
- the rimO gene encoding 30S ribosomal protein S12 methylthiotransferase RimO; protein product: MANPKVSFVSLGCPKALVDSERILTQLRTEGYEISSDYDDAAVVVVNTCGFIDSAKAESLDAIGEAIAENGRVIVTGCMGGDEQAIRDVHPSVLAVTGPQQYEEVVRAVHKVAPPSKEHDPFTDLVPPQGIKLTPRHYAYLKISEGCNHSCSFCIIPSMRGKLVSRPIGDVMGEAERLVNAGVKELLVISQDTSAYGVDLKYRSGFWNGRPMKTRLDELCKALGELGVWVRLHYVYPYPSVDDIIPLMAEGKILPYLDIPFQHASPKILRSMKRPAFEEKTLERIKQWRSICPDLTIRSTFIVGYPGETEEDFQYLLDWLDEAQLDRIGCFQYSNVEGAQANQLPDQIPEEVKQERWERFMEHQQDISTQRLQQKVGKRMEILVDEIAEDGLTIGRSMGDAPEIDGNVFIDTEYELFPGDIVTCDITDSDEYDLWATPVVE
- the rsmB gene encoding 16S rRNA (cytosine(967)-C(5))-methyltransferase RsmB, with amino-acid sequence MATLVPLSSLILEVSDCIRSVQSGASLNDVLPKVTHRAATQSLAFYVLRQYYLCQKIKEQLLTKKSPNPKFDSLLLVSIALLLPSKSPEAPVYAEFTVVDEAVKACSRHPKTKPFKGLLNACLRSFLRSKLSMIEQAESLSLEAKYGFPIWWQKRLEQDYGEQRFEIMERLYTPGPMVLRVNQRVCTPERYLEKLQQNGMNGRLVGDSGIILDQACPVDKLPDFEKGACSVQDSGAQLAATLLPLQKGMRVLDACSAPGGKTAHLLEREDISLTALDIDAKRMEKVRQNLERLGLMGDRVCLKVADAAKLETWWDGECFDMILADVPCTASGIVRRHPDIRLLRKESDIAQTASLQREIISRLWQVLKPGGTLLYATCSIFKEEGPEQLEYFKTLAGIELIEQRQLLPSVHDGFYYAKFQKRA
- the fmt gene encoding methionyl-tRNA formyltransferase, with product MKVVFAGTPEFAKVAYQAILDAGFEVPLVMTQPDRPAGRGMKLTPSPVKSLALEHHAPVIQVQSLRLDGRYPDEAAQAKTMLEALQPDVMVVAAYGLILPKWVLSLPKYGCLNIHASLLPRWRGAAPIQRAIEAGDAETGVCIMQMNEGLDTGDVLLQRTLPIEYKNAAQLHDELAVLGGEMIVEVMKSIDEINAQPQPEVGITYAQKLTKQEAQLDWNESASTLERKIRAFNPVPGASVSLKGERIKVWASQVLDERANQHPIGEIIQVSEQGIDVQTAQGVLRLLELQKPGGKRQAVDVFVRGWH
- a CDS encoding GtrA family protein encodes the protein MSHFFKRYFCIGILNTLIHWSVAGAIYYCMNGSQAMSNLLGFAVATTFSFFANASWNFKMSPTFKRYILFTLFMGCLAYSQGAVNHYFGLPLIVSLFVFSLSSLVLGFLYARFIVFKS